The nucleotide sequence AGATGAAGGTGAAGCAGGAGCTGAGTCAGATGAGGAAGGAgctgcaggtgaggagggagatgaaggtgaggagggagctgaaggtgaggagggagctgcaggggaggagggagctgcaggTGAGGAAGGAGCTGCAGGTGCGGAAGGAGCTGAGGGTCAAGCAGGAGCTGAGGGTCAAGCAGGAGCTGAAGGTGAAGCAGGAGCTGAGTCAGATGAGGAAGGAGCTGCAGGTTACAGAAATGTTGCAGGCGTGGCAGGACTTCTGAGTATGGCAGGACCCACGGGCGAGGCAATGGCTGCGCCTGAGGAAGCAGTTGTGACAGCGGCAGGCGCCATGGGTGAGGCAGGGCCCGGGACCCAGCAGTGGAGGCAGGCCTTGCAGCCCGTGCTGGACAGCATGGGCTACCAGGAGCTGGGAACCTTCTCTGGGATGGAAGAGCCGGGCCACGGGGAAGGGTCCTCTGAGAGCTGGCTGGAGCAGGCCAGCCACACGCTGCACCTGTGGCGCCACGTGtctgagagggagaggaggaggaggctggTGGAGAGCTTGCGCGGCCCCGCGCTGGACCTCCTGCGCGGCCTCCTGGCGGAAGATCCCGAGCTGGCTGCCCAGGACTGCCTGGCCGCGCTGGTGCAGGTGTTTGGGAACAAGGACCCCCGGGGGAGTGCTCGGCTGAAGTTCGTGACCTGTGCCCAGCGGCCCCAGGAGACTCTCTCTGCGTACGTGATGCGCCTGGAAGGCCTGCTGCAGTCGGCCCTGGAGAAGGGGGCCATCCACCCGGCCATGGTGGACCAGGCGCGCGCCCGGCAGGTGCTGACGCGGGCCCGGCTGAACGACACGCTCCGGGACACGCTGAGGAGGAGGCGGCTGATGAGGAGGCCTCCCGGCTTTGCGGGGATGCTGCGGCTCATCCAGAAGACCGAGGCCTGGGACGCCGACCCGGCTAGCAGGGAGCACTTCCCAGGGCAGGAAGAGGCCCGTGTGGACGTTGCAGTCCTGGCAGCAGCCGCCCAGGCCGCCCCGGCCCATGAGGCCATCACCGCAGGCACCACTGCACATGGTGAAGATACCACTGCCCAGGCCGCCCGTTCCAAGGAAGGGAGCGCCGAGGACCACCCGGCACGTGAGGAGGCCAGTGCGGCAGTTGCCGGCACTGCCAAGGCTGGCGAGGCGGCCCCTGAAGACCATGGTGCCGCCAGGGcagcccctggccctggggagACCAGCAACGCGTCCACGGCCACTCAGGAAGATGGAAGTGCTGCCACCCCTGCGGGCCTAGGTCAGGCAGGACCCTCAGATGCCCCCGGAGTCCCCATGCCTGGCCGGATGGGCAGTGCTTCCCCGGTGGCCCCAGGAGGTCCTGGCTGGGAGCCAGAGGGCCTCGCCCAGGCAGAAGGCCAGGAGGCCGAGGAGACCCCCGAGGAGGGGCTCAAGCCCATCCCAGAAGAGCCGGGAAATGAGGACGGGGCTGCAGAGATGAGCCCCCCGGGGTGCACCTCAGGCCAGTAGGCTCCGCAGGTCCCGGGGCCCCCAGGCTTGGAGGCAGGGGGAGGCCAGGCCTGGCAGCCTACTGGCCCCATATTAGGGGCCACTCCAGGTGCCTGGGCCTCCCTCCTGAGAGGGTCCCCTATTCATCATTCCCTGGGGCAGGTTGCTCCCTGTACTGGCAAGCCCAAATGTGTCCCTGTAGGCCCCAGAGGGACCCAGGTGTCAAGGAACCCCCCAGCCCCCGCTCCcctcccaccaacacacacaccctAGCCATCGTCCCCCCGCAGAGCCCTGAGGTGCGCCACGTGCCAGCCAAGGCTCTGGTCTCTGTGGGCCAGTGTCGTGAGCTCAACGTGTGCTTTCTGGGCATAGATTCAGGCCCAGCGCTGCCTGTTGTTGTGGAAATGTGCATGTGTTCTCCTCTGAGCAGTTCCCCCAACCCCTGCGCGGCGTGGAGACCCCGAGCCCAGTCCCAGGAGCCGGCGGGAAGGACGGGATGGACGAGGTCACAGCCAGCGCCCACCCCAGGACCTGGGAGCCCACCTGCGACCTTCAGAAGGAAGACCTTGACCAGGGCTGCAGGAGGTCTGCGGGAGGACCCCAGGGCTTGTGTTCTGCTGGGCCACCCCGTTGTTCCTCGGGACTCCACGTCCCCGGCTTGGTGGCGTGCGCCCTGCTGTGGGACTGTCCTGTGCCCGCCAtagggcagggccaggccccgGGCATGTGGGCCAGAAATGGAGGATCTGCCCTGGGGGGAGCGGGCATGGCCGGCGCCCATCTTCCTGGCGAGAGGCCACCCGCGGGGCCCTCAGGAAGGGAGACTGTGGGGAGATGGAGGGCCGCCGGGTGGGGTGTAGCGGAGGCACCTTTTTGAGGACCCTGGTGGGGCCGGGACCCGTGAGCTCC is from Orcinus orca chromosome X, mOrcOrc1.1, whole genome shotgun sequence and encodes:
- the LOC117198203 gene encoding paraneoplastic antigen Ma6F-like isoform X3, coding for MAMALAVLRDWCRSMGVNAQRSLLILGIPDDCKDQEFQEAVQAALRSLGRYRVLGKVYRKELGSSVALVEFAECLNRSLLPRQIPGKGGPWTVVCLPQAPDADSQDRPNCPAQPQGQAVVGRAGEAGTAGHSGTAGEEEAAGEAGVAGMEGDTGEEEALGEEGAEGEEGAAGEEGAEGEEGAAGPEGAEGQAGAEGQAGAEGQAGAEGEAGAESDEEGAAGEAGDEGEAGAESDEEGAAGEEGDEGEEGAEGEEGAAGEEGAAGEEGAAGAEGAEGQAGAEGQAGAEGEAGAESDEEGAAGYRNVAGVAGLLSMAGPTGEAMAAPEEAVVTAAGAMGEAGPGTQQWRQALQPVLDSMGYQELGTFSGMEEPGHGEGSSESWLEQASHTLHLWRHVSERERRRRLVESLRGPALDLLRGLLAEDPELAAQDCLAALVQVFGNKDPRGSARLKFVTCAQRPQETLSAYVMRLEGLLQSALEKGAIHPAMVDQARARQVLTRARLNDTLRDTLRRRRLMRRPPGFAGMLRLIQKTEAWDADPASREHFPGQEEARVDVAVLAAAAQAAPAHEAITAGTTAHGEDTTAQAARSKEGSAEDHPAREEASAAVAGTAKAGEAAPEDHGAARAAPGPGETSNASTATQEDGSAATPAGLGQAGPSDAPGVPMPGRMGSASPVAPGGPGWEPEGLAQAEGQEAEETPEEGLKPIPEEPGNEDGAAEMSPPGCTSGQ
- the LOC117198203 gene encoding paraneoplastic antigen Ma6E-like isoform X1; its protein translation is MAMALAVLRDWCRSMGVNAQRSLLILGIPDDCKDQEFQEAVQAALRSLGRYRVLGKVYRKELGSSVALVEFAECLNRSLLPRQIPGKGGPWTVVCLPQAPDADSQDRPNCPAQPQGQAVVGRAGEAGTAGHSGTAGEEEAAGEAGVAGMEGDTGEEEALGEEGAEGEEGAAGEEGAEGEEGAAGEEGGAGEKGAAGEEGAEGEEGAAGEEGASGEAGAAGEEGASDEAGAAGEEGAAGEAGVAGEAGAESDEEGAAGEEGDEGEEGAEGEEGAAGEEGAAGEEGAAGAEGAEGQAGAEGQAGAEGEAGAESDEEGAAGYRNVAGVAGLLSMAGPTGEAMAAPEEAVVTAAGAMGEAGPGTQQWRQALQPVLDSMGYQELGTFSGMEEPGHGEGSSESWLEQASHTLHLWRHVSERERRRRLVESLRGPALDLLRGLLAEDPELAAQDCLAALVQVFGNKDPRGSARLKFVTCAQRPQETLSAYVMRLEGLLQSALEKGAIHPAMVDQARARQVLTRARLNDTLRDTLRRRRLMRRPPGFAGMLRLIQKTEAWDADPASREHFPGQEEARVDVAVLAAAAQAAPAHEAITAGTTAHGEDTTAQAARSKEGSAEDHPAREEASAAVAGTAKAGEAAPEDHGAARAAPGPGETSNASTATQEDGSAATPAGLGQAGPSDAPGVPMPGRMGSASPVAPGGPGWEPEGLAQAEGQEAEETPEEGLKPIPEEPGNEDGAAEMSPPGCTSGQ
- the LOC117198203 gene encoding paraneoplastic antigen Ma6E-like isoform X2; amino-acid sequence: MAMALAVLRDWCRSMGVNAQRSLLILGIPDDCKDQEFQEAVQAALRSLGRYRVLGKVYRKELGSSVALVEFAECLNRSLLPRQIPGKGGPWTVVCLPQAPDADSQDRPNCPAQPQGQAVVGRAGEAGTAGHSGTAGEEEAAGEAGVAGMEGDTGEEEALGEEGAEGEEGAAGEEGAEGEAGAAGEEGAEGEEGAAGEEGASGEAGAAGEEGASDEAGAAGEEGAAGEAGVAGEAGAESDEEGAAGEEGDEGEEGAEGEEGAAGEEGAAGEEGAAGAEGAEGQAGAEGQAGAEGEAGAESDEEGAAGYRNVAGVAGLLSMAGPTGEAMAAPEEAVVTAAGAMGEAGPGTQQWRQALQPVLDSMGYQELGTFSGMEEPGHGEGSSESWLEQASHTLHLWRHVSERERRRRLVESLRGPALDLLRGLLAEDPELAAQDCLAALVQVFGNKDPRGSARLKFVTCAQRPQETLSAYVMRLEGLLQSALEKGAIHPAMVDQARARQVLTRARLNDTLRDTLRRRRLMRRPPGFAGMLRLIQKTEAWDADPASREHFPGQEEARVDVAVLAAAAQAAPAHEAITAGTTAHGEDTTAQAARSKEGSAEDHPAREEASAAVAGTAKAGEAAPEDHGAARAAPGPGETSNASTATQEDGSAATPAGLGQAGPSDAPGVPMPGRMGSASPVAPGGPGWEPEGLAQAEGQEAEETPEEGLKPIPEEPGNEDGAAEMSPPGCTSGQ
- the LOC117198203 gene encoding paraneoplastic antigen Ma6E-like isoform X4: MAMALAVLRDWCRSMGVNAQRSLLILGIPDDCKDQEFQEAVQAALRSLGRYRVLGKVYRKELGSSVALVEFAECLNRSLLPRQIPGKGGPWTVVCLPQAPDADSQDRPNCPAQPQGQAVVGRAGEAGTAGHSGTAGEEEAAGEAGVAGMEGDTGEEEALGEEGAEGEEGAAGEEGASGEAGAAGEEGASDEAGAAGEEGAAGEAGVAGEAGAESDEEGAAGEEGDEGEEGAEGEEGAAGEEGAAGEEGAAGAEGAEGQAGAEGQAGAEGEAGAESDEEGAAGYRNVAGVAGLLSMAGPTGEAMAAPEEAVVTAAGAMGEAGPGTQQWRQALQPVLDSMGYQELGTFSGMEEPGHGEGSSESWLEQASHTLHLWRHVSERERRRRLVESLRGPALDLLRGLLAEDPELAAQDCLAALVQVFGNKDPRGSARLKFVTCAQRPQETLSAYVMRLEGLLQSALEKGAIHPAMVDQARARQVLTRARLNDTLRDTLRRRRLMRRPPGFAGMLRLIQKTEAWDADPASREHFPGQEEARVDVAVLAAAAQAAPAHEAITAGTTAHGEDTTAQAARSKEGSAEDHPAREEASAAVAGTAKAGEAAPEDHGAARAAPGPGETSNASTATQEDGSAATPAGLGQAGPSDAPGVPMPGRMGSASPVAPGGPGWEPEGLAQAEGQEAEETPEEGLKPIPEEPGNEDGAAEMSPPGCTSGQ
- the LOC117198203 gene encoding paraneoplastic antigen Ma6F-like isoform X7 → MAGPTGEAMAAPEEAVVTAAGAMGEAGPGTQQWRQALQPVLDSMGYQELGTFSGMEEPGHGEGSSESWLEQASHTLHLWRHVSERERRRRLVESLRGPALDLLRGLLAEDPELAAQDCLAALVQVFGNKDPRGSARLKFVTCAQRPQETLSAYVMRLEGLLQSALEKGAIHPAMVDQARARQVLTRARLNDTLRDTLRRRRLMRRPPGFAGMLRLIQKTEAWDADPASREHFPGQEEARVDVAVLAAAAQAAPAHEAITAGTTAHGEDTTAQAARSKEGSAEDHPAREEASAAVAGTAKAGEAAPEDHGAARAAPGPGETSNASTATQEDGSAATPAGLGQAGPSDAPGVPMPGRMGSASPVAPGGPGWEPEGLAQAEGQEAEETPEEGLKPIPEEPGNEDGAAEMSPPGCTSGQ